One genomic region from Phragmites australis chromosome 1, lpPhrAust1.1, whole genome shotgun sequence encodes:
- the LOC133884389 gene encoding ketol-acid reductoisomerase, chloroplastic-like, producing the protein MTAATSSSTSLGIAHKTLNPTPSRTPGTIATTSVSFPNALPTCLFATSTGCRHVVARKVSSPSVIGTAMPSLDFETSIFKKEKVSLAGHEEVCFVAFLWSSVLVR; encoded by the coding sequence ATGacggcggccacctcctcctccacctccctcgGCATCGCCcataaaaccctaaaccccaccCCCTCCAGAACCCCAGGCACCATCGCCACCACCTCCGTCTCCTTCCCCAACGCCCTGCCCACATGCCTCTTCGCCACCTCCACCGGCTGCCGCCACGTCGTGGCCAGAAAGGTCTCCTCGCCTTCGGTCATCGGAACCGCCATGCCGTCGCTCGACTTCGAGACCTCCATCTTCAAGAAGGAGAAGGTGTCCTTGGCTGGCCATGAGGAGGTCTGTTTTGTAGCCTTCCTGTGGTCCTCCGTGCTCGTTCGGTGA